In Bos indicus isolate NIAB-ARS_2022 breed Sahiwal x Tharparkar chromosome 2, NIAB-ARS_B.indTharparkar_mat_pri_1.0, whole genome shotgun sequence, a single genomic region encodes these proteins:
- the RAB42 gene encoding ras-related protein Rab-42 — translation MEAGGCRYQFRIALLGDAAVGKTSLLRCYMRGAPGIPEPELELESAPTVGVEFYTRTVQLQAGPRVKLQLWDTAGQERFRCITRSFYRNVVGVLLVFDVTNRKSFEHILDWHQEVMATQGPDKAIFLLIGHKSDLQSARCVSTQEAEELAASLGIGFMETSAKSNCNVDLAFDTLANTIQQALWQGAIKLEEDWGGVRLIQNTQISRLPSRMQHPGPCRC, via the exons ATGGAGGCGGGGGGCTGCCGCTACCAGTTTCGGATCGCGCTGCTGGGGGACGCGGCCGTGGGCAAGACGTCGCTGCTGCGGTGCTACATGAGGGGCGCCCCCGGGATCCCCGAGCCCGAGCTGGAGCTCGAGTCGGCGCCCACGGTGGGCGTCGAGTTCTATACCCGCACTGTGCAGCTTCAGGCTGGGCCGCGCGTCAAGCTGCAGCTCTGGGACACGGCGGGCCAGGAGCGCTTCAG GTGCATCACCAGGTCCTTTTACCGGAATGTGGTGGGTGTCCTGCTGGTCTTTGATGTGACAAACAGGAAGTCCTTTGAACACATTCTAGACTGGCATCAGGAGGTCATGGCCACTCAGGGCCCTGACAAGGCGATCTTCCTGCTGATTGGCCACAAGAGTGACCTGCAGAGTGCCCGTTGTGTCTCAACCCAGGAGGCGGAGGAGCTGGCTGCCTCCTTGGGCATCGGCTTTATGGAGACCTCCGCCAAAAGTAACTGCAATGTGGACCTGGCCTTTGACACCCTTGCCAACACCATCCAGCAGGCCTTGTGGCAAGGGGCCATCAAACTGGAGGAGGACTGGGGGGGTGTGCGGCTCATCCAGAACACCCAGATCTCCAGGCTGCCCAGCAGGATGCAGCACCCGGGCCCATGCAGGTGTTGA